One genomic window of Magnolia sinica isolate HGM2019 chromosome 3, MsV1, whole genome shotgun sequence includes the following:
- the LOC131238780 gene encoding probable beta-D-xylosidase 2 has product MRSVPLTRSFCYLFVAGIPCRYITPVEGFSSYAKVHLAGGCYDVKCTNSWLIHYAVDVARNEDASIILVGLDLSIEADSRDRTDLLLPGYQTELINKVTEAAAGPVVLVISLQEVWTSPSLRTIPRSRPSCGQAIVDFVYEKYNPGGRLPLTWYNADYVDQLPITSIRLRPVDELGYPGRTYKFYNGSTVYPFGYGLSYTRFNYNLHCDSQNSIIQILGPHQHCHDMLYTPSTDAPPWAVLIDDLDCNPNVEIDFEVNNIGDVDGTHVVLIYTQPPKNYVGLPLKQLAPFERVFVNAGETRKRKLSLNVCKSFAVVSHTFLSTWTFCIRRLVWRE; this is encoded by the exons ATGCGCAGTGTGCCACTAACACGGTCTTTTTGCTATCTGTTCGTCGCAGGCATTCCATGCCGGTACATCACACCCGTTGAAGGTTTCTCCTCGTACGCGAAAGTGCATCTCGCCGGGGGCTGTTATGATGTTAAGTGCACCAATTCGTGGCTGATCCACTACGCCGtagatgtggcaaggaatgaagATGCCAGCATCATTTTGGTCGGTCTAGATCTGTCCATTGAGGCCGATAGCAGGGATCGGACGGATCTCCTCCTTCCAGGTTACCAAACAGAGCTGATCAACAAAGTCACCGAAGCCGCTGCTGGCCCAGTCGTTCTCGTGATCTCTCTGCAGGAGGTGTGGACATCTCCTTCGCTAAGAACAATCCCAAGATCAAGGCCATCTTGTGGACAGGCGATCGTAGACTTTGTTTATGAAAAATACAATCCCG GTGGGAGACTACCACTTACATGGTACAACGCAGACTACGTAGACCAACTGCCCATAACATCCATCAGACTCAGGCCAGTTGATGAACTGGGCTACCCTGGCCGAACCTACAAATTCTACAATGGTTCGACGGTCTACCCATTCGGTTACGGCCTCAGCTACACTCGGTTCAACTACAACCTACACTGCGACTCCCAAAATTCCATCATCCAGATACTGGGCCCACATCAGCATTGCCATGACATGCTCTACACGCCTAGCACGGACGCACCACCATGGGCTGTCCTGATCGATGATCTAGATTGCAACCCCAACGTCGAAATCGATTTTGAGGTGAACAATATCGGTGATGTGGATGGGACCCACGTCGTGTTGATATACACACAGCCACCCAAGAACTACGTGGGCTTGCCGTTGAAACAGCTGGCACCATTCGAGAGAGTGTTCGTAAATGCCGGCGAGACTCGGAAGAGGAAGCTTTCTCTGAACGTGTGTAAGAGCTTCGCTGTTGTATCGCACACGTTCCTCTCCACGTGGACTTTTTGTATTAGGAGGTTGGTTTGGAGAGAATGA
- the LOC131239405 gene encoding uncharacterized protein LOC131239405: MLADFRSLVASFKVSCISCAKELLIVTTMECYTGYLFVGYSLMIMLEGAKATTETVDAPRTGASAIKSIQISFCSHRDGRQNVFYRFRLFGGHIGFMVLRMKRSTRKSMFYLFQVGRETSELLLWWN; encoded by the exons ATGCTTGCAGATTTCCGATCTCTCGTTGCTTCTTTTAAAG TTTCCTGTATCAGTTGTGCAAAGGAGCTGCTCATTGTCACAACCATGGAGTGCTACACAGGTTACCTTTTTGTTGGTTATTCACTG ATGATTATGCTTGAAGGTGCAAAGGCAACAACAGAAACTGTAGATGCTCCGAGGACAGGAGCATCGGCAATAAAGTCTATCCAGATCTCTTT CTGCAGTCATCGGGATGGAAGACAGAACGTCTTCTATCGCTTTCGATTGTTTGGAGGGCACATTGGATTCATGGTCCTTCGAATGAAAAGATCAACTAG AAAATCAATGTTCTACTTGTTTCAAGTAGGACGTGAGACAAGCGAACTATTACTTTGGTGGAATTGA